The bacterium genome has a segment encoding these proteins:
- a CDS encoding P-loop NTPase has product MAQASRRLLARSLKDITDVNPDELRGDRPKPVLVPVPECAQEAEEAPSSCQVICVASGKGGTGKTVFTTNLAVSLVQQGLDVLLFDADLGLANAHVLLGVSPPYDISQVVSGERRLDEVVVECHAGVKLISGGSGFSDLAELKDWQIRNIADQLKVYEDRADVILVDLSAGISPQVMRFINTAHDVIVVTTPDVTALLDAYATIKSMARAREGFEVKLVINRARNEEEARAAFEKISAVVARHLSGVALNLFEWIPYNWYVQNSVNMRQPVVLLHPKSFVTRTFAGMAERIKTENTKWKERVAAERAARPETGALSFARRLARLVFK; this is encoded by the coding sequence ATGGCACAAGCCAGCCGCCGTCTTCTTGCCAGGTCGTTGAAGGACATAACCGACGTAAATCCGGATGAATTGCGGGGCGATCGCCCGAAGCCGGTCCTGGTCCCTGTGCCGGAGTGTGCGCAGGAGGCGGAGGAGGCCCCCTCATCCTGTCAGGTTATCTGCGTGGCCAGCGGCAAGGGCGGCACGGGCAAGACCGTATTCACGACCAATCTTGCGGTGTCGCTGGTGCAGCAGGGACTGGACGTGCTCCTCTTCGATGCCGACTTGGGGCTAGCCAACGCGCATGTCTTGCTCGGCGTGAGCCCGCCCTACGATATCTCGCAGGTTGTCTCCGGCGAGCGCAGACTCGACGAGGTGGTCGTCGAATGCCACGCCGGCGTGAAGCTGATAAGCGGAGGCTCCGGATTTTCGGACCTGGCCGAGCTCAAGGACTGGCAGATCAGAAATATAGCGGATCAGCTCAAGGTCTACGAGGACCGGGCCGACGTCATACTCGTCGACCTCTCCGCGGGGATAAGCCCGCAGGTCATGCGCTTCATCAACACGGCGCACGACGTGATAGTCGTGACCACGCCGGACGTGACCGCGTTGCTCGACGCATACGCGACGATAAAGTCCATGGCCAGGGCCCGGGAGGGTTTCGAGGTCAAGCTCGTGATCAACCGCGCGAGGAACGAAGAGGAGGCCAGGGCCGCCTTTGAGAAGATAAGCGCGGTCGTGGCGCGGCACCTCTCCGGCGTAGCACTGAACCTCTTCGAATGGATCCCCTACAACTGGTACGTTCAGAATTCGGTCAACATGCGGCAGCCGGTGGTGCTCCTGCATCCGAAGAGCTTCGTCACCCGTACCTTCGCGGGTATGGCCGAACGCATCAAGACAGAGAATACGAAATGGAAGGAGAGGGTAGCGGCCGAGCGCGCGGCCAGGCCGGAGACAGGCGCCCTCTCGTTCGCCAGGAGGCTGGCCAGGTTGGTCTTTAAGTAG
- a CDS encoding ParA family protein: MFTISVANQKGGSGKTTTAVNLAACLAMKGCRTLLVDLDPQAQASAFLRIEDRTPKGTVFDGILETRAEGLKSEDLYVPITQKLTLMPSEGISADDEGRLIAQPNRDERLAKLLADAKGKYDFVVIDCPPTLGILTQNALKASNAVLLTVETSFLALHGMSRMLKLVQEIRNHKALRVYAVATMFDGRTSFSREVLDDMRQYFQEMMLDTVIRQNVRLKEAASHGEPIFTYSRGSRGAEDYRAMTDELLGRVITDIEDFKSLAPETDIGNTDN; the protein is encoded by the coding sequence ATGTTTACGATATCCGTGGCAAACCAGAAGGGCGGATCGGGAAAGACCACGACCGCCGTGAACCTCGCCGCGTGCCTCGCCATGAAGGGCTGTCGCACTCTGCTGGTGGACCTCGATCCGCAGGCGCAGGCGTCGGCCTTCCTCCGCATAGAGGACCGCACTCCGAAGGGCACAGTCTTCGACGGGATACTCGAGACCCGCGCCGAGGGACTCAAGAGCGAGGACCTCTATGTCCCGATAACCCAGAAGCTCACGCTCATGCCGTCGGAGGGGATCAGCGCGGACGACGAGGGTAGGCTGATCGCTCAGCCGAACCGCGACGAGAGGCTTGCGAAGCTGCTTGCCGACGCAAAGGGCAAATATGACTTCGTGGTCATCGACTGTCCGCCCACGCTCGGCATCCTCACGCAGAACGCCCTGAAGGCGTCGAACGCCGTGCTGCTCACGGTGGAGACGAGCTTCCTCGCGCTGCACGGGATGAGCCGCATGCTCAAGCTCGTGCAGGAGATCCGCAACCACAAGGCGCTCAGGGTCTATGCGGTCGCCACAATGTTCGACGGCCGCACCTCGTTCTCCCGCGAGGTCCTGGACGACATGCGCCAGTACTTCCAGGAGATGATGCTGGACACCGTGATCCGCCAGAACGTGAGGCTCAAGGAGGCGGCGAGCCACGGCGAGCCGATATTCACCTATTCACGCGGCTCCCGCGGCGCCGAAGACTATCGCGCGATGACCGACGAGCTGCTCGGCAGGGTCATCACGGACATAGAGGACTTCAAGAGCCTCGCGCCTGAGACCGACATAGGCAACACTGATAACTAA
- a CDS encoding glycogen/starch/alpha-glucan phosphorylase encodes MDKKDYSVFFTDHKTADTYSLANQFAEHIELSLVKDKSTVTKEDAYNALAMAIRDRLIRRWLRTQRHYREHDAKRVYYLSLEYLMGRLLGNALNNMRYYEECAEILDELGYKLDEIREIEHDMGLGNGGLGRLAACFLDSIATERLPAYGYGLRYEYGIFDQKIENGYQVEVPDNWLSYRNPWEVIRPELTYRIRFGGNVQKAHLRSGETICSWVDTDDVMAVAYDIPIPGYANNVVNNLRLWQAKSTQDVDFTLFQTGDYLQAVRRKSSQEAISKFLYPNDENYSGKVLRLKQQYFFASATLQDIVRIHKRQHKDLSDFPEKIAIQLNDTHPSIAIAELMRIMLDDERMPWELAWDLTRRTFAYTNHTVMAEALEKWPVPMLQSLLPRHMDIIFDINQRFLEEIRKAYPGDVDKLRKMSIIEEGPEQKVRMANLAIVGSYAVNGVAELHTRILKERIFPDFNEFYPNKFINITNGITQRRWLQKANPILSEVICSRIGEGWATDLGELKKLEKFTDDEEFVEAWMSAKWSNKNSLAQYIKERHGLDVDVNSMFDVQIKRFHEYKRQLLNVMYVIALFNQVKQNPNAEFTPRTVIFAGKAAPGYRMAKLIIKLINSVASTINEDPATKDILKVVFLENYSVSLAEKIIPAADLSEQISTAGTEASGTGNMKLALNGALTIGTMDGANIEMAEAVGRENLFIFGNTEEEIEKLKREGYYPMSFLEKDERLRQVIQLLAEDHFSWREPGIFQPIVNSLIHEGDRYFLLADFADYAAKQEEAARLYKDKSEWAKRAILTTARMGRFSSDRTIAEYSQKIWGIRPEEY; translated from the coding sequence ATGGACAAAAAAGATTATTCGGTTTTCTTCACCGACCACAAGACCGCCGACACCTACTCGCTCGCAAACCAGTTCGCCGAGCACATCGAGCTCTCTCTCGTGAAGGACAAGTCCACGGTCACGAAAGAGGACGCCTACAACGCGCTGGCCATGGCCATCCGCGACAGGCTGATCCGCCGCTGGCTCCGCACGCAGCGCCACTATCGCGAGCACGACGCCAAGCGCGTCTATTACCTCTCGCTCGAGTATCTCATGGGCAGGCTCCTGGGCAACGCGCTAAACAACATGCGCTATTACGAGGAATGCGCCGAGATACTCGACGAGCTGGGCTACAAGCTCGACGAGATCCGCGAGATCGAGCACGACATGGGGCTTGGCAACGGAGGCCTGGGAAGGCTCGCCGCCTGTTTCCTCGACTCGATCGCGACCGAGAGGCTCCCGGCCTACGGCTACGGCCTGAGGTACGAGTACGGCATCTTCGACCAGAAGATCGAGAACGGCTACCAGGTAGAGGTGCCGGACAACTGGCTCTCATACCGCAACCCATGGGAGGTCATCCGCCCGGAGCTCACCTACAGGATACGATTCGGCGGCAACGTGCAGAAGGCGCACCTCCGCTCCGGCGAGACGATCTGCTCCTGGGTGGACACCGACGACGTGATGGCGGTGGCCTACGACATACCGATACCGGGCTATGCCAACAACGTGGTCAACAACTTAAGACTCTGGCAGGCCAAGTCCACGCAGGACGTGGACTTCACGCTCTTCCAGACGGGCGACTATCTCCAGGCGGTGCGCCGCAAGAGCAGCCAGGAGGCGATCTCTAAGTTCCTCTATCCGAACGACGAGAACTACTCGGGCAAGGTGCTGAGACTCAAGCAGCAGTACTTTTTCGCCTCGGCCACCCTGCAGGACATCGTCCGCATACACAAGCGCCAGCACAAGGACCTCTCCGATTTCCCGGAGAAGATCGCCATCCAGCTCAACGACACCCATCCGTCGATCGCCATAGCGGAGCTGATGAGGATAATGCTGGACGACGAGCGCATGCCCTGGGAGCTGGCGTGGGATCTCACCCGCAGGACCTTCGCCTACACCAACCACACCGTCATGGCCGAGGCGCTGGAGAAGTGGCCGGTGCCCATGCTCCAGTCGCTGCTGCCCAGGCACATGGACATCATCTTCGACATCAACCAGCGCTTCCTCGAGGAGATCCGCAAGGCATACCCCGGCGACGTCGACAAGCTGCGCAAGATGTCGATCATCGAGGAGGGGCCTGAACAGAAGGTGAGGATGGCGAATCTCGCAATCGTCGGGAGCTATGCGGTCAACGGGGTCGCCGAGCTGCACACCAGGATACTGAAAGAGCGGATATTCCCCGACTTCAACGAGTTCTATCCCAACAAATTCATCAACATCACCAACGGCATAACCCAGCGGCGCTGGCTTCAGAAGGCCAACCCGATCCTGTCCGAGGTCATATGCTCCAGGATAGGTGAAGGCTGGGCGACCGACCTGGGCGAGCTCAAGAAGCTCGAAAAGTTCACGGACGACGAGGAGTTCGTCGAGGCGTGGATGAGCGCCAAATGGTCGAACAAGAATTCGCTGGCCCAATACATAAAGGAGCGCCACGGCCTCGACGTGGACGTGAACTCCATGTTCGACGTGCAGATAAAGAGGTTCCACGAGTACAAGCGCCAGTTGCTCAACGTCATGTACGTCATCGCGCTCTTCAACCAGGTGAAGCAGAACCCGAACGCGGAATTCACGCCGCGGACGGTCATATTCGCCGGGAAGGCGGCGCCGGGCTACCGGATGGCGAAGCTCATCATAAAACTGATCAACTCAGTAGCATCCACGATAAACGAGGACCCGGCCACCAAGGACATCCTCAAAGTCGTGTTCCTCGAGAACTATTCAGTGTCGCTCGCGGAGAAGATCATCCCGGCCGCCGATCTCTCGGAACAGATATCCACCGCCGGCACCGAGGCCTCGGGGACGGGAAACATGAAGCTCGCGCTCAACGGAGCGCTGACGATCGGGACCATGGACGGAGCCAACATAGAAATGGCGGAGGCGGTGGGCCGCGAGAACCTCTTCATATTCGGCAACACCGAGGAGGAGATCGAAAAGCTCAAGAGAGAAGGCTACTACCCGATGAGTTTCCTAGAGAAGGACGAGCGGCTGCGCCAGGTGATACAGCTGCTCGCCGAGGACCACTTCAGCTGGCGCGAACCGGGCATATTCCAGCCGATAGTGAACTCCCTCATCCACGAAGGGGACCGATACTTCCTCCTCGCCGATTTCGCCGATTACGCGGCAAAGCAAGAGGAGGCCGCGCGCCTGTACAAAGACAAGTCGGAGTGGGCAAAGCGCGCCATCCTCACCACCGCGAGGATGGGGCGCTTCTCCAGCGATCGCACTATAGCCGAATACTCCCAGAAGATATGGGGCATAAGGCCGGAGGAATACTGA